Proteins encoded together in one Anaerococcus murdochii window:
- a CDS encoding TrmH family RNA methyltransferase, which produces MKKYRDKENSFIIESRKLVDEAVASSAMIDFIFLKEGVSYKTEYRTLVFSEALFNKLSSMTNPDGIGAVIKKKDPREISSPKILLLDGINDPGNLGTMIRSAEAFGFRDVILMPGTVDFYNEKTLRASMGSVFRLNILEKTHDDINKLKPSYKVLSADMDGLDIRDFKKDSKIILAIGNEANGLSQKLREITDDFIKIPMEGEIESLNAAIAASIIMNRLM; this is translated from the coding sequence ATGAAAAAGTATCGAGACAAAGAAAATTCATTTATTATAGAATCTAGGAAATTAGTAGATGAGGCCGTAGCTTCATCTGCTATGATAGATTTTATTTTTTTAAAAGAAGGTGTTTCTTATAAGACTGAGTATAGAACTTTAGTCTTTAGTGAAGCCCTTTTTAATAAATTATCATCAATGACAAACCCTGATGGAATAGGGGCTGTCATAAAAAAGAAAGATCCAAGGGAAATTTCTTCGCCTAAGATTTTGCTCTTAGATGGGATAAATGATCCGGGTAATCTTGGCACAATGATCCGTTCTGCTGAAGCTTTTGGTTTTAGAGATGTGATTTTAATGCCAGGAACAGTTGATTTCTACAATGAAAAAACACTAAGGGCATCAATGGGATCTGTCTTTAGACTAAATATCTTAGAAAAAACTCACGATGATATAAACAAACTAAAACCTAGCTACAAGGTCCTATCAGCAGATATGGACGGGCTAGATATAAGAGATTTTAAGAAAGATTCTAAAATCATCCTTGCTATAGGAAATGAGGCCAATGGCCTAAGTCAAAAATTAAGAGAAATCACTGATGACTTTATCAAAATACCTATGGAAGGAGAAATCGAATCTCTAAATGCAGCCATTGCTGCAAGCATAATTATGAATAGACTTATGTGA